From a region of the Paenibacillus lutimineralis genome:
- a CDS encoding GNAT family N-acetyltransferase has product MSTQLVMERKHLLNLSNIELPTGFTLQSYQPGYEKDWENIIQQSFGQFFDFSMMTNDPSFQPNRIFFVISPEGVPVSTSSAFWQENWGVDTGYLHMVATYPDYRGMGLGYAVTLAAMQQMVAENKTRAVLQTDDHRISAIKMYLKLGYEPKLTEWEHVYRWRQLLHQLGFYDLLNQLFM; this is encoded by the coding sequence ATGAGTACACAACTTGTGATGGAAAGAAAGCATCTCTTGAATTTAAGTAATATTGAGCTTCCTACTGGGTTTACTTTGCAAAGCTATCAACCGGGTTATGAGAAAGATTGGGAGAATATCATTCAGCAGTCGTTTGGACAATTCTTTGATTTTTCTATGATGACGAATGATCCTTCCTTTCAACCAAATCGAATTTTCTTTGTGATTTCGCCTGAAGGCGTCCCAGTATCGACTTCATCTGCATTCTGGCAGGAGAATTGGGGAGTTGACACGGGTTATCTTCATATGGTGGCGACTTATCCCGATTACAGGGGAATGGGGCTTGGTTACGCTGTGACTTTGGCTGCGATGCAGCAAATGGTTGCAGAGAACAAAACAAGAGCGGTATTGCAGACGGATGATCACCGTATATCGGCTATTAAAATGTATTTGAAGCTTGGATATGAACCCAAATTAACGGAATGGGAGCATGTTTATCGCTGGCGGCAGCTATTGCACCAGTTAGGTTTCTACGATTTGTTGAATCAACT